The genomic stretch AGGGGCCCTCGGGGGGAGCCTGTCATCGCCGGTGGACCCACCGTGTACGGCCACGTCCCCCCGGGGCGGACGGCCGTCCAGGGCCCGGTTCCAGCCGGGAGGGGGCTCGGCTGGGACCGGGGGCCCTGTGTGATGTAGCATCGCTGACAGTGCCGGGGGGAAAGGGGAGATGCGCGATGGTGGTGGAGGCTCCAGAACCCGGGAAACTATCGGCGATTCTCTTCACGGGCATTGAAGGCCCTGATGGGCTCTCATGGCGTGACGAATCGCTCCAGAACGACATGCGGGATGAGCATGCGCTGCTCGTCCGTGAGTTGTTGCCGCGCCATGGAGGGCGCGAGGTGAAGCGGCTGGAGGATGGCTTCCTCCTGGAGTTCGAGGGCGGCCCCGCGGCGGTGGACTTCGGTCTGGAATTGCAGCGCGTCCTGGACGCCCGAAATGGAGACGTGTCCGCCGAGCGCCGGGTCGTCCTCCGTGTGGGTGTCCACCTGGGGATGGTGGTCCACCGCGACGGTGACGTGTTTGGAGAAGGCGTCAACCTGGCCGCGCGCATCGAGGCGCTGGCCCGTCCCGGCACGCTCTATGTCAGCGAGACGGTGGCGCGTCAGGTGGAAGGCCGCCTGGCTTCACCGCCGGTTCGCCTGGGCCGTGGCGAGATGAAGAACATCCGGTTGCCCGTGGCCGTCTACCGCATCGACCCGCCCGAGCACCGCCGCCGGATGCCGCTGCTGTCGCGCATGCGCTCCTTCTGGGGGCGCCGGAGCGCGGCGAACTGACGCGCACAAGCGCGGGCGGGCCTGGGCGAGCGGCGTTATAGAGGCCGCCCCATGCCCCAGCTCACGCTCGTCGTCGGTTCGAAGAACTACTCATCCTGGTCCCTGCGGCCCTACCTCGCGCTGGCCCACACGGGACAGCCCTTCCAGGAGGTGGTGATTCCGCTGGCTGCACCGGACACTGATGACCGGATTGCCCGGTACTCCCCCAGCAAGCGCGTGCCGGTGCTCCAGCACGGCGACCTGACCATCTGGGACTCGCTGGCCATCTGTGAGTACCTCGCGGAGGCCTTCCCCCAGGCCCAGCTGTGGCCCCAGGACACGGCGGCTCGCGCGGTGGCCCGCGCCGTCACCGCGGAGATGCACTCCGGCTTCAGCGCGCTCCGGCAGCACATGAACATGAACCTGCGCGCGCGCAGCCCGGGCAAGGGCCGTGCGCCCGGCGTGGCGGAGGACATCGCCCGCATCCAGGCCCTCTGGAATGACTGTCGCGGCCGCTTCGGCCAGGGCGGGCCCTTCCTCTTCGGCCGCTTCTCCATCGCGGATGCCTTCTACGCGCCCGTCGTCACCCGCTTCGTCACCTACG from Myxococcus xanthus encodes the following:
- a CDS encoding glutathione S-transferase family protein encodes the protein MPQLTLVVGSKNYSSWSLRPYLALAHTGQPFQEVVIPLAAPDTDDRIARYSPSKRVPVLQHGDLTIWDSLAICEYLAEAFPQAQLWPQDTAARAVARAVTAEMHSGFSALRQHMNMNLRARSPGKGRAPGVAEDIARIQALWNDCRGRFGQGGPFLFGRFSIADAFYAPVVTRFVTYDVALDAVSAAYRDAVLSLPALQKWTEEGRSEPGIPKYE
- a CDS encoding adenylate/guanylate cyclase domain-containing protein, with the translated sequence MVVEAPEPGKLSAILFTGIEGPDGLSWRDESLQNDMRDEHALLVRELLPRHGGREVKRLEDGFLLEFEGGPAAVDFGLELQRVLDARNGDVSAERRVVLRVGVHLGMVVHRDGDVFGEGVNLAARIEALARPGTLYVSETVARQVEGRLASPPVRLGRGEMKNIRLPVAVYRIDPPEHRRRMPLLSRMRSFWGRRSAAN